The Williamsoniiplasma somnilux genome includes a window with the following:
- the deoC gene encoding deoxyribose-phosphate aldolase, producing MKLNKYIDHTLLKPEATLQDIEKLCNEAKKFDFATVCVNSYWTKTAKELLKGSDVKITNVIGFPLGAATKEAKAFEAADAIKNGADEIDMVINIGALKSKQYVEVLEDLKTVRKATKGKVLKVIFENCLLSKDEIQKACELSIKAGLDFVKTSTGFSKSGATLEDVKLMFDAVKGKAEVKAAGGVRTKEDALAMIKAGATRLGTSGGVAIVQGQEHKNGY from the coding sequence ATGAAATTAAATAAATATATCGATCATACATTACTAAAACCTGAAGCCACTTTACAAGATATTGAAAAGTTATGCAACGAAGCGAAAAAATTCGACTTTGCAACAGTTTGTGTAAACTCATATTGAACAAAAACAGCAAAAGAGTTATTAAAAGGTAGCGATGTTAAGATTACAAACGTAATTGGTTTCCCACTTGGGGCAGCAACGAAAGAAGCAAAAGCTTTTGAGGCTGCAGATGCCATTAAAAACGGTGCAGATGAGATAGACATGGTAATCAACATTGGTGCATTGAAATCAAAACAATATGTTGAAGTTTTAGAAGACTTGAAAACAGTTAGAAAAGCTACAAAAGGAAAAGTTTTAAAAGTAATTTTTGAAAATTGTCTTTTATCAAAAGATGAAATTCAAAAAGCTTGTGAATTATCTATAAAAGCTGGATTAGATTTTGTTAAAACATCAACAGGATTCTCAAAATCAGGAGCAACATTGGAAGATGTAAAACTTATGTTTGATGCCGTAAAAGGCAAAGCTGAAGTTAAAGCTGCTGGAGGAGTAAGAACTAAAGAAGATGCTTTAGCAATGATCAAAGCAGGAGCTACTCGTTTAGGAACGAGCGGTGGTGTTGCTATTGTTCAAGGCCAAGAACATAAAAATGGCTATTAA
- the serS gene encoding serine--tRNA ligase: MLDVNYIEDNFEYVEKQLNKRGGNFSQQLNKVIEKNKIRKSILLKVESLKSEKNNLSKQIGELMRNKNLDEAEKIKIQSLSFDSKITELDEKLKEVSKALINLLQFIPNVPNENMPIGKDDSDNYVVRTWNNGDLKKSNIPHWDIASKLGLVDFESGPKISGSRFLIYTGKGSKIVRALADILLTRHTNNGYKEFFIPLIVNAEAMYGTGQLPKFAEDAYQVGEQYLIPTAEVPLTNLHANEILEKTQLPLNYTAFSQCFRQEAGSAGRDTKGMIRLHQFNKVEMVKIVEPSYSMEELENLTKDAEAILQMFNLPYRVVELCTGDVGFSATKTYDLEVWFPEQNKYREISSCSNCGDFQARNMMTRFKDFDGKVKLVHTLNGSGVAIDRLFAAILENYFDGEKLILPEILKSYFNNEEFIK, translated from the coding sequence ATGTTAGATGTTAATTATATTGAAGACAATTTTGAATATGTCGAAAAGCAACTAAATAAACGTGGTGGCAACTTCTCTCAACAACTTAATAAGGTTATTGAAAAAAACAAAATTCGTAAAAGTATTTTATTAAAAGTTGAATCTTTAAAATCAGAAAAAAACAATTTATCAAAACAAATCGGTGAGTTGATGAGAAATAAAAATTTAGATGAAGCAGAAAAGATTAAAATTCAAAGTTTAAGTTTCGATTCAAAAATAACTGAACTAGATGAAAAATTGAAAGAAGTGTCAAAAGCATTAATTAATCTTTTACAATTCATTCCTAATGTCCCTAACGAAAATATGCCAATTGGTAAAGACGATAGCGATAATTATGTTGTTAGAACTTGAAATAACGGAGATTTAAAAAAATCTAATATACCTCATTGAGACATAGCTTCTAAATTGGGTTTAGTTGATTTTGAATCAGGACCAAAAATTAGTGGATCAAGATTTTTAATTTATACAGGCAAAGGTTCAAAAATAGTTCGTGCACTTGCAGATATATTATTGACACGCCACACAAACAACGGTTACAAAGAATTTTTTATTCCCTTGATTGTTAATGCAGAAGCAATGTATGGAACAGGACAATTGCCAAAATTTGCCGAAGATGCTTACCAAGTTGGAGAACAATATTTAATTCCCACAGCAGAAGTTCCTTTAACTAATTTGCACGCAAATGAAATTCTTGAAAAAACACAATTGCCATTAAATTACACAGCATTTTCACAGTGTTTTAGACAAGAAGCGGGTTCAGCTGGCAGAGATACAAAAGGCATGATTAGACTTCATCAATTTAATAAAGTTGAAATGGTTAAAATTGTGGAACCAAGTTATTCAATGGAAGAATTAGAAAATTTAACCAAAGATGCAGAAGCAATTTTACAAATGTTTAACTTACCTTATAGAGTTGTTGAATTGTGTACTGGAGATGTTGGTTTTTCAGCTACTAAAACTTATGATCTTGAAGTTTGGTTTCCAGAACAAAATAAATATCGCGAGATTTCTTCTTGTTCTAATTGTGGTGATTTTCAAGCAAGAAATATGATGACTAGATTTAAAGATTTTGATGGTAAAGTTAAATTAGTTCATACACTAAATGGAAGTGGTGTTGCAATTGATCGATTATTTGCAGCAATTTTAGAAAATTATTTTGATGGTGAAAAATTGATTTTGCCAGAAATTTTAAAATCATATTTCAATAACGAAGAATTTATCAAATAA
- a CDS encoding Gfo/Idh/MocA family protein, with amino-acid sequence MLKLATIGTSAITEKFIEAANQIKKLNIIAVSSRKRASAEVLIKNTNINAKTLIVEDWKELINIVDCVYIGTPNGTHYEIAKFLLDNNIHVLVEKTATFKVSEFKTLIQIAEKNNLILMEAFRPIHYPQYDILKDFKKNHQIVTVNLTQSSYSRFMDDVLLGKIPSGFDFNLGRGTTYDMLVYPVEIAIDLLGDVKHVKSLTRKLSNGVSVISNVLLEHENGILTTINNSKMSYSGIYNELATIDKTNLVFDNPGNLAIIELHTWKQKSSKKVQTLFVKDKNVNDMIYEIQNFVDMILDNNIQERNRLLKLTLKTIKILESIDKEIDY; translated from the coding sequence ATGTTAAAGTTAGCAACAATAGGAACTTCGGCAATAACAGAAAAATTTATTGAAGCAGCTAATCAAATAAAAAAATTAAATATTATTGCAGTAAGTTCTCGTAAAAGAGCATCAGCAGAAGTTTTAATTAAAAACACTAATATAAATGCTAAAACTTTAATTGTTGAAGATTGAAAAGAATTAATAAACATAGTTGATTGTGTTTATATTGGCACACCAAATGGAACACATTATGAAATTGCAAAATTTTTGCTAGATAATAATATTCATGTACTTGTCGAAAAAACGGCCACTTTTAAAGTTTCTGAATTTAAAACTTTAATTCAAATTGCAGAAAAAAATAATTTAATTTTAATGGAAGCTTTTAGGCCTATCCATTATCCTCAGTACGATATTCTTAAAGATTTCAAAAAAAATCATCAAATTGTCACAGTTAATTTAACACAATCTAGTTACTCAAGATTTATGGATGATGTTTTACTTGGCAAAATTCCTTCTGGATTTGACTTTAATTTAGGAAGAGGAACAACTTATGATATGTTAGTTTATCCTGTAGAAATTGCCATTGATTTATTAGGTGATGTTAAACATGTAAAGTCATTGACTAGAAAACTTTCAAATGGAGTTTCGGTTATTAGCAATGTTTTATTAGAACATGAAAATGGAATTTTAACAACTATTAACAATTCTAAAATGTCATACTCTGGTATATATAATGAATTAGCAACTATTGATAAAACTAATTTAGTTTTTGATAATCCAGGAAATTTAGCAATTATTGAACTACATACATGAAAACAAAAATCTTCAAAAAAAGTGCAAACTTTGTTTGTTAAAGATAAAAATGTAAACGATATGATTTATGAAATTCAAAACTTTGTTGATATGATTTTGGATAACAATATTCAAGAAAGAAATCGCTTATTGAAGTTAACTCTAAAAACAATAAAAATTTTAGAAAGTATTGACAAAGAAATTGATTATTAA
- a CDS encoding ABC transporter permease subunit encodes MINLRLFKTQFSSIKIQAIIFILLPSLISLMFLSMPNYFHWTKVNDTPYVGAIGLLLDLTNIFSAVGFLIGFISISFIIVLFTKEINRGYMASWLTQPLSRKTIFMTKFALIITIIFITALLNFVIEALMSLRFPDFNKIYENVDHTKDLFSLFLLNTNLFLMMFLLASIILLFAMLIKKSSLLIILSLAFLILVMFINIIDKTVLEQITNKTETIKTLEKIIGWINILNLFDPEDIIAVKGDVITQTIYGDRIEAIYWKMPTTLVTSSLLTYISMMIFNKKDLAL; translated from the coding sequence ATGATTAATTTAAGATTATTTAAAACACAATTTTCATCAATTAAGATACAAGCTATAATTTTTATCTTATTGCCTTCTTTGATATCTTTGATGTTTTTATCAATGCCAAATTATTTCCATTGAACAAAAGTTAATGATACACCTTATGTTGGGGCTATAGGTTTGTTATTAGATTTAACAAATATATTTTCGGCAGTTGGTTTTTTAATTGGTTTCATAAGTATTTCTTTTATAATAGTTTTATTTACAAAAGAAATTAATAGAGGTTATATGGCCTCTTGATTAACTCAACCCTTATCAAGAAAAACAATTTTTATGACTAAATTTGCCTTAATTATTACAATAATTTTTATAACTGCATTATTAAATTTTGTTATCGAAGCGTTAATGAGTTTAAGATTTCCTGACTTTAACAAAATTTACGAAAATGTAGATCACACAAAGGATTTATTTTCTTTATTTTTGTTAAATACTAACTTGTTTTTAATGATGTTTTTATTAGCGAGTATCATATTGTTATTTGCTATGTTAATTAAAAAATCGAGTTTGTTAATTATATTATCATTAGCATTTTTAATTTTAGTAATGTTTATTAATATTATAGATAAAACTGTTTTGGAACAAATAACAAATAAAACCGAAACAATAAAAACATTAGAAAAAATAATTGGTTGAATTAATATATTAAATTTATTCGATCCAGAAGATATTATTGCTGTTAAAGGAGATGTGATAACACAAACAATTTATGGTGATAGAATTGAAGCAATTTATTGAAAGATGCCAACTACGCTTGTTACTTCTTCGCTCTTGACATATATTTCAATGATGATATTCAACAAAAAAGATTTAGCTTTATAG
- a CDS encoding ABC transporter ATP-binding protein — MENTNLINLNGITKEYSPGVGCFDIKIKAKSGEVFGFIGPNGAGKTTVIRQMVGFIKSDKGTGTILGLDIWSDTKNIMRDLGYIAGEVSLPEDITGWKYLKSIAGIRKNVEWSYVEKLIKYFEFDPKKKIKKMSKGMKQKVAIITAFMHKPKIMILDEPTSGLDPLMQEKFNTLILNAKKEGATIFMSSHIFGEIDNTCDRVAVIKKGTIVSEINMVEMKNDADRIYSLSFSTKESFEKAKLKKWVIQKEDIITKTMTIKISKKNVNAFLSEISEMDLSSFKEIPFSLEAHFMKFYGEETKFND; from the coding sequence ATGGAAAATACAAATTTAATTAATCTAAACGGAATAACAAAAGAATACTCTCCAGGTGTGGGGTGTTTTGATATAAAAATAAAGGCAAAGTCAGGAGAAGTTTTTGGTTTTATAGGACCTAATGGAGCCGGAAAAACAACTGTTATTCGTCAAATGGTTGGATTTATAAAATCAGATAAGGGGACAGGAACAATTTTGGGTCTTGATATTTGAAGTGATACTAAAAATATAATGCGAGATTTAGGATATATAGCGGGTGAAGTTTCTTTACCCGAAGATATCACAGGATGAAAATACTTAAAAAGTATTGCTGGAATCAGAAAAAATGTAGAATGAAGTTATGTTGAAAAACTGATCAAGTATTTTGAATTTGATCCAAAGAAAAAAATTAAAAAAATGTCTAAAGGAATGAAACAAAAAGTTGCAATTATTACAGCTTTTATGCATAAACCTAAAATTATGATTTTGGATGAACCCACTTCTGGCTTAGATCCTTTAATGCAAGAAAAATTTAACACACTTATTCTAAATGCCAAAAAAGAAGGGGCAACAATTTTTATGAGCTCGCATATTTTTGGAGAAATTGATAACACATGCGATCGTGTTGCTGTTATAAAAAAAGGAACAATTGTTTCTGAAATTAATATGGTTGAAATGAAAAATGATGCTGATAGAATTTACAGTTTAAGTTTTTCAACAAAAGAATCATTTGAAAAAGCAAAATTAAAAAAATGAGTGATTCAAAAAGAAGACATAATCACTAAAACAATGACTATTAAAATTTCCAAAAAAAATGTTAATGCGTTTTTAAGTGAAATTTCTGAAATGGATTTATCAAGTTTTAAAGAAATACCGTTTAGTTTAGAAGCTCATTTTATGAAGTTTTATGGTGAGGAGACAAAATTTAATGATTAA
- a CDS encoding serine hydrolase domain-containing protein, with product MKKFKNSLLCLQKLIDEKYFNGAVLCVYKDGNKIFDQAIGYDDYENKRAMSNDLIFRAYSMTKPVTVIAAFICIQKGLFELNDPISKFIPEFLNTKVLIDKKSTKVKSLENPITIKHLLTMTSGITYFGNKNETQRQTTGLLRKLNDINNNWSLQDFAKNLAALPLLFEPGTDWNYGLSLDLMGAVIEKASNLKFNNFCKKYIFEPLDLKDTNFYVFDKEREANIYKWENVDGKNLLTKTENFKFLMQTLYEEPPAIMGGSGLFATASDYAKLMNIFLGKYDVLEQKNIDQILSDQIPNLHDKFIWTLNKDYTYGFGVRLRLKNELEPLTEIGEAGWDGYLGSIGIIDTKNNLTAALMVSSSPGNNLTLEKEFFKAFYEDIK from the coding sequence ATGAAAAAATTTAAAAATTCACTTTTGTGTTTACAAAAACTTATAGATGAAAAATATTTTAACGGTGCTGTTCTTTGTGTTTATAAAGATGGAAACAAAATTTTCGATCAAGCTATTGGTTATGATGATTACGAAAACAAAAGGGCAATGAGCAATGATTTAATTTTTCGAGCTTATTCAATGACAAAACCAGTAACTGTCATTGCGGCTTTTATTTGCATTCAAAAAGGTCTTTTTGAATTAAATGATCCGATAAGTAAATTTATTCCTGAATTTTTGAATACAAAAGTTTTGATTGATAAAAAATCTACAAAGGTAAAATCTTTAGAAAATCCGATAACCATCAAACATTTGTTAACTATGACTTCTGGAATCACTTATTTTGGAAACAAAAACGAAACTCAAAGACAAACAACTGGTCTTTTGAGAAAATTAAATGACATTAATAATAATTGATCTCTACAAGATTTTGCCAAAAATTTAGCTGCTCTTCCTTTATTGTTTGAACCAGGTACCGATTGAAACTATGGACTAAGTTTAGATTTGATGGGTGCTGTAATAGAAAAAGCTTCTAATTTAAAATTTAATAATTTTTGTAAAAAATATATATTTGAACCTTTAGATTTAAAGGACACAAATTTTTATGTTTTTGATAAAGAACGTGAGGCGAATATTTACAAATGAGAAAATGTTGATGGTAAAAATTTATTAACAAAAACTGAAAATTTTAAATTTTTAATGCAAACACTTTATGAAGAACCTCCAGCCATAATGGGTGGGTCAGGTTTGTTCGCAACAGCCAGTGATTATGCTAAACTTATGAATATCTTCTTAGGTAAATATGATGTTCTTGAACAAAAAAATATTGATCAAATTTTATCTGATCAAATTCCAAATTTACATGATAAATTTATATGAACACTAAATAAAGATTACACATATGGGTTTGGGGTTAGACTACGTTTAAAAAACGAACTAGAACCGCTTACTGAAATAGGTGAAGCTGGTTGAGATGGTTACTTGGGTTCGATTGGAATCATTGACACTAAAAACAATTTAACCGCTGCTTTGATGGTTTCTTCTTCACCGGGAAATAACTTGACTTTGGAAAAAGAATTTTTTAAAGCTTTCTATGAAGATATAAAATAA